One window of the Hoplias malabaricus isolate fHopMal1 chromosome Y, fHopMal1.hap1, whole genome shotgun sequence genome contains the following:
- the LOC136679715 gene encoding sperm acrosome-associated protein 9-like — protein sequence MNEVRERLLSIEQKHKLFKQQQFIFIAALGRSREQAREKAEPVSSVAQVQKYMTHHCSNATDRRIFSLFLDIMAHLEAVLKLVESTSSTLNHSSEALETCKKLLSSNCNISQLQAQYPHDEINRLSCNEARNYYGGVVSVIPLALDLLKVISFELTRAADQALPSTPKTTNSLPQPTAAVASNAESTPEEQSKQSTCTSKISKSAKVTCKSRGEWHAGKPAWRPPGRTRK from the exons ATGAATGAAGTACGTGAAAGACTGCTATCCATTGAGCAGAAACATAAACTGTTCAAGCAGCAGCAGTTTATATTCATTGCAGCACTGGGGAGGTCCAGAGAACAAGCTCGTGAAAAAGCTGAGCCAGTGTCTTCAGTAGCTCAG GTGCAAAAATATATGACCCACCACTGCAGCAATGCAACAGACAGGCGGATCTTCTCACTCTTTCTTGACATCATGGCACATCTTGAGGCAGTATTAAAGCTGGTAGAGTCCACATCGTCTACACTAAACCACTCAAGTGAAGCTCTGGAGACTTGCAAGAAACTTCTCAGCTCAAACTGCAACATCAGCCAGCTACAGGCTCA ATACCCACATGATGAGATAAACCGGCTGAGCTGCAATGAAGCAAGGAACTACTATGGTGGTGTAGTGAGTGTGATTCCCTTGGCTCTAGACCTGCTGAAAGTGATCAGCTTTGAGCTAACAAGAGCTGCTGACCAAGCCCTGCCTTCTACACCAAAAACTACAAACAGCCTTCCACAGCCAACAGCAGCTGTAGCCAGTAATGCAGAAAGCACTCCTGAAGAGCAGAGCAAGCAAAGTACTTGCACCTCTAAAATCTCAAAATCTGCAAAGGTTACATGTAAAAGTAGAGGGGAATGGCATGCAGGGAAACCTGCCTGGAGACCACCAGGTCGCACAAGAAAATGA